TGCGATATGCACGACGGGCATTTTCAAGGCAAGATCTTTGTAGCGCTTGGCGTCATAGTCGGAGTTGACTTGTCGTAGTGTCTCATCTAGTATCGTAGTGAAGCGCTCGAGACTCTCTGGTTTTTTATTGAATTCAATCACCCATTCGTGGCTGCCTTCGCTTTTGTCAGTGAAGTACATCGGAGCAGCGGTGAAGTTGTCAATCATAGCACCTGTTTTTTCACAAGCCTCTGATATAGCCGTTTCGGCATTTTCTACGACAAGCTCTTCTCCAAAGGCATTGATGAAATGCTTGGTTCGTCCGGCGATTTTGATGCGGTAGGGAGACAGTGAAGTGAATTTGATCGTGTCCCCTATGCTGTATCTCCAAAGTCCCGCATTGGTGGTGATCAAGAGTGCGTAGATTTGTCCTAGCTCTACATCTTCGAGCCCTATGGCTTTTGGGTTTTCGTTGTGTATTTCCCCATAGGGGATAAACTCGTAGTATATCCCATAGTCGAGCATGAGTAGGAGTTCTTCCGAATCTTTTTGGTCTTGTATACCGAAAAAACCCTCTGATGCATTGTATGTTTCGACATAGCGCATGCCCTGAGAGGGGATGAGTTGTTTGAAGAGGTTACGATAAGGGGTAAACGATACTGCTCCATGAAAGAACACCTCTAGGTTCGGCCAGATCTCAGTGATGTCCTTGGCACCTTTCATTTCCATTAGGCGTTGCAGTAGCAGGATGGTCCAAGTAGGTACGCCTGAGATGCTTGTTACGTTTTCGTCTATGGTTGTTTCTGCGAGTTTCTCGATTTTCTCTTCCCAGTTGTCCATCAGAGCAATCTCTAACGAAGGAGTACGAATGATCTGGGCCCACATCGGGAGGTTTTTCATAATGACTGCTGAGACATCTCCATAGTAGGAGTTGGCTTTTGGGTCGAGTTCGTTGATTTGATGGCTTCCTCCGAGCGCTAGTCCTTTCCCAGAAAACATTTTGGTGTCTGGGTAGTTGTTGGCGTAGATAGAGATCAAGTCTTTACCACCTTTAAAGTGGCACTCATCGAGTGCTTCGGCAGAAACAGGAATGAATTTACTGCGGGCATTGGTTGTTCCAGACGACTTGGCAAACCATTTGACATCCGTCGGCCAAAGCAGCTTCTCTTCTCCTTTCATTCTTCGCTCGATGTAAGGGTAGAGTTTTTCGTAGTTGTGTACAGGGACGTTGTTCCGGTATTGTTCGATGTTCTGGATGTTGGCAAAATCATACTTTTTGCCAAATTCTGTTTTCTTTGCTGTTTGAATTAGCCTGCACCGAATTTCTTCTTGCACGTCAAGGGGATATTTCTGAAAAAGCTCAATTTGGTGTATGCGCTTCTTCATTACCCAGGTGAGTATTGAATTGATGATTTCCAAGCTCGCTTAGATTTTTCGCTTCAGTTCGAAATGTCGACCCAAATAGACCCGGCGGACTTGTTCGTCAGCTGCGAGATCTTCCGCAGTACCAGACTTGAGTAGACTGCCTTCAAACATCAGATAGGCCCTATCGGTGATCGATAGTGTTTCATTTACGTTGTGGTCCGTGATGAGTATGCCGATGTTTTTGTTTTTGAGTTGAGCGACGATACTCTGAATCTCTTCCACTGCGATGGGGTCGACCCCAGCAAAAGGCTCATCCAATAGGACAAAGTGTGGATCGATGGCCAGAGCTCGAGCGATCTCAGTTCTTCTACGTTCCCCTCCAGACAATACTCCTCCGAGGTTTTTGCGGACGTGAGTTAGGCTAAACTCTTCTAGTAGATACTCTACCTTTTCTTTTTGTTCAGCTTTGGAAATGTTTCTCATCTCTAGTACGGAGAGAATGTTTTCTTCTACACTGAGTTTGCGAAAAATGGAAGCTTCTTGTGCGAGGTAGCCCACTCCTTTTTTTGCGCGTTTATACATAGGGAGTTCGGTGATATCCTCATCGTCCAAATAGATATGGCCTTCGTTGGGCTTGACCAACCCTGTGATCATATAAAAGGACGTGGTTTTTCCAGCCCCATTCGGGCCAAGCAACCCTACGATTTCACCTTGATTTACAGTCACGGAGATTCCCTTGACGACTGTGCGTTTCTTGTATTTTTTGATCAGATTCTCTGCCCTTAATTGCATAGATAGAATATTGCTACAGGATGTATTTTGGCAATTTTAATGATAATATTTCAATTGAGGTTTGTCTTCTCACAAACTCTAAGGTCTTTGATCATTAGTTGCAAGGTCGTCTCCCCTCTGAAGTGATTCTCTTCGATAGTATAGATGATATCAAAGGGGGCACTAACTAGCTCTTCGTAGGAGCTCATGCCAAAACCAATAGCATCAAAGACCATACTCCCGTTTTGTTTGATCGCCAATTTGAGATGTTTTTCCTTGAGGACTCGAGGTGCTGTATGTAGTGTTACTCCTCGGCTGACAAATACTGGCTGCATATTCCCTGGTCCAAATGGCCCCATCTGTTTCAAGATACTATTGAATTTTGGTGAAATCTCATCTAACGATAGCTCCATGTCAATGAGGACTTTTTCGATTTTGTCTTCAGGCTTGATTACTTCACTTACTTTTTGCTCAAACGTTTCTTTGAATTTTTTCAATTGAGATTTCTTCATGGTGAGGCCAGCAGCATATTTGTGTCCACCAAATTGTTCCAGATGTTCGCTACATGCTTCGATGGCTGCATAGACATTGAAGCCTTCGATCGATCTAGCAGATCCAGTGATCAGGTTATTAGATTCAGTGAGGATGATAGTGGGACGATAGTAATGCTCGATACAGCGGGAAGCGACGATACCGATGATGCCTTTGTGCCAGTCTTTTTTGAATAGTACTGTTGTATTGTTGTTTGGGTCCCCTTTAGCGATGAGATCCAGCGCCTCCTTTGTTATGGATTCATCGTAAGACTTTCTTTCTTCGTTTTCTAGATTGAGTTTTTCAGCAAAAACCTTGGCCGCCTCGAGGGAGTTTTGTGTGAGAAGATCGAGAGCAGCATCAGCATGACTGATACGGCCAGCGGCATTGATCCGAGGCCCGATTCCAAATACCACATTGGATATGGTCAGTGGAGTTTTTAACCCTGCTTTGGTGATGAGAGCGCTGAGTCCAGGGACAGGGTGGGAATTTAATTTTTTCAAACCAAAGAAAGCCAAGGTTCGGTTTTCCCCAGTGATAGGGACGATGTCTGATGCGATACTTACAGCCACTAGATCCAAAAATTGTAACAGTTGATTTTCATCAATCCCATTTTGAATACTAAAGGCCTCCATTAGCTTATAACCAATCCCACACCCAGACAGTTCTTCATAAGGATAATCACAGTCAGGTTGTTTGGGGTCTAAGATAGCGACTGCTGGAGGGAGTACAGGGCCAGGCAAGTGATGATCACAGATGATTGTATCGATATGATTGGCTGCAGCATGACTGATGGTTTGGACAGCACGTATTCCACAATCCAAGGTGATGATTAGGTCCATTCGATGTTCGATAGCCCAGTCCATGGCCTTCATAGAGACGCCGTAGCCTTCGGTGTACCGGTCGGGTATATAGGTGAAAAGGTTTGAACTGAATGTTTTCAAAAAACTATAGACGAGAGCGACGGATGTCGTCCCATCGACATCATAGTCGCCGTAGATGAGGATTTTTTCATTGTTGAAGATGGCCTGGGTCAGACGCTCTACAGCGATAGACATATTCTTCATATCAAAGGGATCATGACTATCTGTTAGTTCAGGCCGAAAGAATGCTTTGGCTTCATCATAGTTTGAAATCCCTCGTTGTACCAATAGACCAGCAAGGTGCTGACCAATATGCAGAGATTCTTGTAGCGTAGTGACAAGAGACGGATCGGGAGTCTCTTGAATGACCCATTGTTTGTTCATATGGCAAATCTAATATGAGATTGTACAGATTACACCTTCTCTCTTGCTACT
The DNA window shown above is from Reichenbachiella sp. 5M10 and carries:
- a CDS encoding GH3 auxin-responsive promoter family protein is translated as MKKRIHQIELFQKYPLDVQEEIRCRLIQTAKKTEFGKKYDFANIQNIEQYRNNVPVHNYEKLYPYIERRMKGEEKLLWPTDVKWFAKSSGTTNARSKFIPVSAEALDECHFKGGKDLISIYANNYPDTKMFSGKGLALGGSHQINELDPKANSYYGDVSAVIMKNLPMWAQIIRTPSLEIALMDNWEEKIEKLAETTIDENVTSISGVPTWTILLLQRLMEMKGAKDITEIWPNLEVFFHGAVSFTPYRNLFKQLIPSQGMRYVETYNASEGFFGIQDQKDSEELLLMLDYGIYYEFIPYGEIHNENPKAIGLEDVELGQIYALLITTNAGLWRYSIGDTIKFTSLSPYRIKIAGRTKHFINAFGEELVVENAETAISEACEKTGAMIDNFTAAPMYFTDKSEGSHEWVIEFNKKPESLERFTTILDETLRQVNSDYDAKRYKDLALKMPVVHIAEPGSFYQWMKKRGKLGGQNKVPRLANNREYIDDLLAMLKAQD
- the lptB gene encoding LPS export ABC transporter ATP-binding protein, producing the protein MQLRAENLIKKYKKRTVVKGISVTVNQGEIVGLLGPNGAGKTTSFYMITGLVKPNEGHIYLDDEDITELPMYKRAKKGVGYLAQEASIFRKLSVEENILSVLEMRNISKAEQKEKVEYLLEEFSLTHVRKNLGGVLSGGERRRTEIARALAIDPHFVLLDEPFAGVDPIAVEEIQSIVAQLKNKNIGILITDHNVNETLSITDRAYLMFEGSLLKSGTAEDLAADEQVRRVYLGRHFELKRKI
- the recJ gene encoding single-stranded-DNA-specific exonuclease RecJ: MNKQWVIQETPDPSLVTTLQESLHIGQHLAGLLVQRGISNYDEAKAFFRPELTDSHDPFDMKNMSIAVERLTQAIFNNEKILIYGDYDVDGTTSVALVYSFLKTFSSNLFTYIPDRYTEGYGVSMKAMDWAIEHRMDLIITLDCGIRAVQTISHAAANHIDTIICDHHLPGPVLPPAVAILDPKQPDCDYPYEELSGCGIGYKLMEAFSIQNGIDENQLLQFLDLVAVSIASDIVPITGENRTLAFFGLKKLNSHPVPGLSALITKAGLKTPLTISNVVFGIGPRINAAGRISHADAALDLLTQNSLEAAKVFAEKLNLENEERKSYDESITKEALDLIAKGDPNNNTTVLFKKDWHKGIIGIVASRCIEHYYRPTIILTESNNLITGSARSIEGFNVYAAIEACSEHLEQFGGHKYAAGLTMKKSQLKKFKETFEQKVSEVIKPEDKIEKVLIDMELSLDEISPKFNSILKQMGPFGPGNMQPVFVSRGVTLHTAPRVLKEKHLKLAIKQNGSMVFDAIGFGMSSYEELVSAPFDIIYTIEENHFRGETTLQLMIKDLRVCEKTNLN